Part of the Pseudoalteromonas rubra genome is shown below.
CGGCGAGACTGGGTTGAGGAAAAATTGCTGACCCTTGCGAAGGTGTTTTGCATTGATGTGTGTGGCTATGCCGTTATGAGCAATCATACGCATATCGTGTTGTATGTGGATGATAAGAAAGCACAAAGGTTATCAGATAAAGCGATAGTGCTTCGCTGGCATAAACTGTTTAAGGGCAACTGGTTGACGCACAAGTTCATTCGTGGTGATGAGCTGAGCGTATCCGAATACAGCATGCTGGCAGCTGATATTGCTGAATTCAGAATACGTCTTGCGAGCATCAGCTGGTTTATGAGGGTGCTTAATGAAGATATTGCGCGCAAAGCTAATAAAGAAGATGGTTGCACAGGCCGGTTTTGGGAAGGGCGATTTAAGTCACAGGCCTTACTGGATGAAGCAGCACTGGCAGCGTGCCTGGCGTATGTTGACCTGAACCCAGTCAGAGCCAAAATGGCAGAGACACCGAAAGCGTCGGACTACACGAGTATTAAGGTGCGTATTGAACATGCACAGCAAGGCAAGCAACCCAAAAGCTTACTACGTTTTGCGGGCAATCCAAGAAAGCACATGCCTAAAGGGTTGCCGTTTGAGCTGACCTATTACATACAGCTGGTTGAATTAACTGGCCGATGCGTGCGTGCAGATAAGCGGGGTTATATCAGCGATAGCCAGCCATTGCTGACACGGTTGCAAATAGAGCCAGACAATTGGCTCAAGCTCACTACGCAATTTACGAAGGTCTTCCATGGCGCGGTGGGGCGAAAGCAAGCGATGACAGATTACTGCGAACATCTTCATAAAAGGCGACGCGCCAACTTGACTCAGTGCGAGCGTTTACTGGGTTAACACCTTCCCGTGAGTACCATTTCGATTTATCTAAGTTGAAGCTTGGATGCGCATTCGTATTGTCCGAATCTGATTATTTTCTAGAATTTTGTGCCTAAACATACGACTTTAATTGCTCAGGGCTTATAGGAAGCGCAACATTTGTTAGTCTTGCATTTCGACTTTGAAACTGCCCACAATTGATTTGTGAATTTACAGGTGGGTGTTTCCTGAAAACTAATCTGGCTAATGGAGGTAAGTGTTAATGAAGTGTTTTTTTGCATTGTTTTTATTTTTTTTCTCAGACTTAGTGTTGGCATCTGAAAAGATATCTCAAGTTTCATTACCAAAATTGTTAAGTGTTGGTGATAATTATGATGGGAAAAAAATAAGGGTTACAGGGTATTTGATGTACACAAGGGGATTCTATTGGCTTTCTCTCTATAGTAAAGGGGAAGTTATATATAGTTCTGTTAAGTTAAATGTAGAACAAGCTGATGTCTATTTAAATCGGGAAAAGCCGAGCCAGCTTTATGACATTACGGGAGTATTTAAGACTTGTAACGGCTACCATAATTGTTCTGATGAGATAGTGGTTGATCCAAAAGGAGTATCGCCACGTCATTAAGGAAAATCTCATGTGGCATCCATTCAAAATCGGCGCTCAGTGAGGGGGGCACGCCCTCAT
Proteins encoded:
- a CDS encoding transposase, translating into MPMARKKQVSLSDTKYYHCISRCVRRAFLCGKDRVTGKSYEHRRDWVEEKLLTLAKVFCIDVCGYAVMSNHTHIVLYVDDKKAQRLSDKAIVLRWHKLFKGNWLTHKFIRGDELSVSEYSMLAADIAEFRIRLASISWFMRVLNEDIARKANKEDGCTGRFWEGRFKSQALLDEAALAACLAYVDLNPVRAKMAETPKASDYTSIKVRIEHAQQGKQPKSLLRFAGNPRKHMPKGLPFELTYYIQLVELTGRCVRADKRGYISDSQPLLTRLQIEPDNWLKLTTQFTKVFHGAVGRKQAMTDYCEHLHKRRRANLTQCERLLG